CAGCTTCGTCGACGGGGGGTCTCAGATGAACGTGTCGGCGGTTCTCCCGGCCGACATCGACAAGGAGACCGGCCTGCCCTTCAGCTACAGGACCTGGCCGACGTATCAGGCGCTCGTGGAGACGCCGCTCTCGGCGGACTGGAAGGCCAAGATGGGCGGCGCGCCGACCACGATGGACTACCTGAGGGACAACGACCAGCTGCTCGTCGCGACCGGTGCCAGCTACACCACGCCGACGGACTCCTCGGAGATCCAGACCCTGCGCAAGCAGGTCGAACCGATCGTCGTTCAGTACTCCTGGAAGATGGTGTTCGCCAGCACCGACGCCGAGTTCGACCAGCTGAAGGCCGACATGCAGGAAGAGGCGAAGGGCCTGGGGTACGACAAGGTCCTCGAGGTCGACCTCGAGCGCGCCAAGGAGCGCAACGAGGAGCGCGAGAAGGTGGCCAAGGAATTCGGCTGATCCCGCGCACGTAAAGGCAGAAGACCCCCGGACATGCCGTCCGGGGGTCTTCTTCGTGTTCGGTGGATGTCGATGGTGTTGCAGGCTCCGACGAGATGCCTGCGGCCCAAGACGTCGGGCCACGGGATCTCGTGGAAGCTACGGACGGTGCCGTGCGAAGGCGCTGCGGAAGAGGAAAGCGGCGGCGTACGCGCCGACCGAGAAGCCTATGGTTCCCATGATCACCAGGAACGGCGGGAAGAGCACGCTGATGCACACGAGCGCCACCGGGATCATCACCAGGCCGAACGTGCGCACGGGTTCTGCGGCGGCGAGCAGCATGGCGTTCTTCAGGGTGCGGCGGATGCCGTCGTCGAAGGTCGCCACAAGTGCCATGGCGTAGAGGAACGCGGCGAAGAGGAAGACGGCGGCGAGTGCGGCGATCACGCCGGCGGCGGTGCCCAGCGCCGTGGGCGTGGACATCCAGAACACGGCGCTGAACGCCAGCAGCGCGATCGGTACCAGCAGCGCGAGGGCGGTGAGCGCACCGCGGCGGAAGTTGCGCATGAACGCGGGGAAGAAGTCGGCCACAGGCCGGCCGGTCTCGTCGTCGGAATAGCGGATGGCGACCTCGAACAGCGCGCTCGTCGCGGCGCCGATCGTGACGATCGGAACGCACGAGACGAGGTACATCAGATTCAATGCGACGAACTCGATGAACGTCGACAGCCCCTGCACCGAGCGGCTGTTCGGGTCGATCCTCATCGGCCGGTGACCTCCGCCCGCTCGGGCGCGATCGCGCCGCGCGACGAGGCGAGAACCGCTGGCAGCAGGCGCACCTTCGGCGTGCTCTCACCGGCGAGCAGCGCGATGATCGCCTGCGTGGCGGCGATTCCGAGCCCCTCGGCCGGCAGGTCGATGCTGTCGACCAGGGTGGGCACGGTGCGCGCGATGTCGGCCGGGCAGAGGGCGATCGCCTCCAGACCGTCGATCGTCGCGGCGCGCGCCGCGACGTGGGCCAGTGCACCCTCGTTGTGGATGAACAGTCCCGTCACATCGGGATGCTCGGCGAGCACGGCGTTCAGCACCCGGACCGACTCGTGCGTGGTCGGGCACTGATGCACCGTCGCCGGGACGTCGTGCTCCGCGCACGCGGCGAGGAACCCGCGGGAGAGTCGTTCGGCGTAGGAGGTGTGCCGGTCGATCACCTCGCGCGGCGAGCCGAGCAGGGCCACCCGGAGGTGGCCCAGCGCGATCAGCCGCTCGGCCGCCATGCGGCCGGCGGCCTCGAAGTCGAAGTCGACGCAGGTCAGCTCCTCAGCACCACGGGGCAGGCCGACCAGCACGCTCGGGGCGGCGAGTTCACGCAGCGTGGCGATGCGGGGATCGTCGGACTCGACATCCATCAGCAGCAGCGCATCGACCATCGAGGCGCCGGTCGCCCGGTGCAGGCCCTCGGCGTCGTCGCTGGTCAGCAGCAGGATGTCGTAGTGGTGCACCCGTGCCTCGCGCACGATGCCGGCGACGATCTCCATGACGACGTGCACGTCGACTCCGGAGCGCAGCGGTGCCTGCAGGCCGATCACGTTCGTGGATCGCGACGCGAGAGACCGGGCGCTCGCGTGCGGTCGGTACTCGAGTGCGTCGATCGCGCGCTCGACGCGTTCCTTCGTGTCCTGCGAGATCGTTCTCTTGCCGCTCATCACGTATGAGACGGTCGAGATGGAGACCCCGGCGGCCTGTGCGACGTCTGCGATGGTCACCATCGGTTCCCCCTCGGTTCTCTGTGAGCGGGCGGTCCTGCGGTGAGGACGACGGATCGGATGCCGATCACCGGCCCGCTCATCTCTATTGTGGTGTGCCGGTCGCTGCGAAGCCGCAGGTTCGCGACCTCGCCGCGCTCCCAGTCGATGTCGACGTTCAGCCACAGCCGCTCGGCGCCGGTGCGGCCCTGACAGGATGCCCCGCGCACGCCGTTGCCCACCGGGAAGGCGTCGGTCGACCGCGCGGCCGTGCAATCGGAACGCAGCACGTGAAGGCCTTCGCGAAGCATCGTGGACATCGGCACGTGGCTAGTATATGGTCTCGTTGTTGAAGCGCTTCGACAATCGCAACGATGAGAGAGAAAATGTCGATGGAGACACCTGCCACCGGCGTGTTCGGGACCTTGACGGCCGAACGCGGCATCCTGTTCGGCGGCGACTACAACCCCGAGCAGTGGGAGCCGTCGGTCTGGCGGGAAGACGTCGAGCTGATGCAGCAGGCCGGCGTCAACCTGGTCACGGTCGGCGTCTTCAGCTGGGCGCGCATCGAGCCGTCCCCCGGCGTGCGCGACTTCGCCTGGCTCGATGAGGTGCTCGACCTGCTGCACTCCGCCGGCATCGCCGTCGACCTCGCCACGCCCACCGCGTCGCCGCCGCCCTGGCTCGGGGTGCGGTATCCCGAGACCCTGCCCGTCGACCCCGACGGCGTGCGCCTCGTCGCCGGTTCGCGCAACCAGTTCTCCCCCGCCTCGAGGGTCTATCGCGAGCACGCGCTCGCGATCACGCGCGACCTCGCTGCGAGGTACGCCGATCATCCGGCCGTGCACATGTGGCACGTCGGCAACGAATTCGGACAACTCGACTACGGCGACGAGGCCGCCCGCGAGTTCCGCAGCTGGCTGCGCGCTCGCTACGGCACCGTCGAGCAGCTCAACGAGGCCTGGGCGACGACCTTCTGGTCGCAGCGATACGACGACTTCGAGGAGATCATGCCTCCGCGGCGCATGCCGTACCTCGTCAATCCGACGCAGTCCGTCGACTTCCGTCGGTACACCTCCGACCAGCTGCTGCGCTGCTACGTCGAACTCCGCGACGCGATCAGGGACGCCGGCGCGAGGCATCCGATCACGACGAACTTCATGGGGCTGTTCGAGCACGTCGACTACCGGTCATGGGCCGGCGAGGTCGACGTCATCGCCGACGACCAGTACCCCGACCCCACCGACCCGGACTCACCCGCCGACTACGCCCTCGTGCAAGATCTGATGCGTTCCCTCGGCGGCGGTCGCCCCTGGATGCTCATGGAGCAGGCCGCCACCATGTCGTGGCGGCCGCACAACGTGCCGAAGTCGCCCGCGCGCGCCCGGCTCGACTCGCTGCAGGCCGTCGCGCGCGGCGCCGACGGCATCTGCTACTTCCAGTGGCGCCAGTCCCGCGCGGGGTCGGAACGCTTCCACTCCGGGATGCTGCCCCACGCCGGCGCCGATACCGAGGTCTTCGCCGGGATCTGCCGGCAGGGCGCCGAGCTGCACGCGCTGCGCGAGGTGGTCGGCACCGCGGTATCCGCCGACGTCGCACTGCTCTTCGACTGGACGAGCTGGTGGGCCGGGCAGACACAGGGCCGGCCCACCGATCGGCTCTCCACCCTCGAGCAACTCAGGCGCTGGTATCGCGAATTGTGGCGACGCGGCATCTCCGCGGACATCGTCGCGCCGGGTGCCGACCTCTCGGCCTACCGCGCGATCCTCGTGCCGCACAGCTACGTGATCGAGCCGGCCGCCGCCAGGGCACTGCACGAGGCCGTCGCCGCCGGCGCTCAGCTGGCGATCGGCCCGTTCAGCGGCGTCGCCGACGCACGGGGTCACATCCTGCAGGGCAGATCACCCGTGCTGCTGCGCGAGCTCGTCGGCGTGAGCGGCGAGGAATGGTGCCCGCTGCCCGGCACGACGCCGATTCGCGCCGCGGCGGGCTGGACTCCCGACGGCGAGCTCGCGGCTTCGATCATCGCGGAGAAGCTGCGCGCCGACGGCGCCGAGGTCCGCGCGACGTTCGCGACCGGCCTCCTCGCCGGCCGTCCCGCGGTCACCCGGAACGCGGTCGGGAACGGCGTCGCCTGGTACGTCGGTGCTGTGCCGTCCGACGACCTGCTGTCGGCGGTGCTGCACGAGGTGCTCGCACACGCCGGGGTGCGCGGCGCCCTGCAGTCGTCTGCCGACGCACACGACTCGCCGGCCGATACGCGCGACGAGTTCCTCCCGCCAGGCCTCCAGGCGGTGCGTCGCGGCTCGCTCCTGTTCCTGCTGAACCACGGGGACGAACCCGTCTCGGTCGCCGTGCCGGCTGGCGCGGTCGACCTCCTGACCGATGAGCGCACCGGAGCCACCGTCGTCGTGGCACCCGAAGACGCGAGAGTACTGAGCGAAAGGCGAACGGCGTGAACTTCACGGATGAATACGTTGACGAGACCGGGCATGACGCCCCTGCCCGCGGCGTGATGACGGGCGATGCGTTCCGCGACCCGAGCAGGCCGGTCGCCGAGCGCGCCGGCGACCTGCTCGGCCGCCTGACCCGCGAGGAGCGGATTGCGATGCTGCACCAGGTTGCGCCCGCGATCGAGCGGCTCGGGATCGCCGAGTTCCATACCGGCTGCGAGGCGCTGCACGGTGTGGCGTGGCTCGGCACGGCGACGGTGTTCCCCCAGCCGGTGGGCCTGGCCGCCTCGTGGGATGCCGACCTCCTCCGTCGGGTCGGCGAGGTCGTCTCCACCGAGGTCCGCGCGAAGAAGGCCGCCGACCCGTTGGTCAGCCTCAACGCGTGGGCGCCCGTCGTGAACACCCTGCGTCATCCCGCCTGGGGACGCAACGAGGAGGGATACGCCGAGGACCCGCACCTGACGGCCCACCTGGCGACCGGGTACTGCCGTGGCATGCGTGGCGACCACGAGCGGGTCTGGCGCACGGTGCCGGCACTCAAGCACTTCCTCGCCTACAACAACGAGACCGACCGCTCGGCCACCTCGTCGGAGATGTCGCTGCGCACGCTGCACGAAGAGGAGTTGCCGGCGTTCCGCGAACCCATCGAGGCGGGCGTGGCCGGCGGCATGATGCTCGCCTACAACCGCGTGAACGGCACACCAGCGCATACGCAGCCGGAGTTGGTGGCTGAGGCGCGCAGCTGGTCGGACGAATCGCTGGCGGTCGTCTCGGATGCCGGTGCGCCGTCGTTCCTCGTCAACATCCAGCGCGCGCAACCCGATCACGTGCACGGCGCCGCGGCATTGGTGCGGTCGGGCGTCGACTCGTTCACCGACGACGGCGCGAACGCCGTGCCCACCATCAACAACGTGACCGCTGCGCTCGAGGCCGGCCTGCTCGACGAGGACGACGTCGACCGGGCCGTGCTGCGGCTGCTCGAACTGCGGGTGCGCACGGGCGAGTTCGATGCCGACGACGACCCGTATGCGGCGATGGGGCCCGACGCGATCGGTCTCCCGGCGGCCCGCGAGCTGGCCCGGGAGGCCGTCGGTCGCTCGGTGGTCGTGCTGCGCAATGACCGGCGTACGCTGCCACTGCGCCCGCCCGCGTCGATCGCGGTGGTCGGGCCCATGGCCGACGCCGTGTTCACCGACTGGTACTCGGGCACGCCGCCGTACTCCGTCGGACTGGCCTCCGCGCTCGCGGAGCGCTTCCCCGACGCTGCCGTCGAGGTCGTCTCCGGTGCCGACACGGTCGCACTGCGCGCCGCCTCGAACGGCCGGTACGTCGTCGCCGACGAAGCCGGCGCCGTCGTCGAGGCGGCGGGCGACGGCGAGTCGGCGGCATCGCTGTTCGACGTCGTCGACTGGGGCGACGGCATCCTGACGCTGCGCTCGCATGCGAGCGGTGGCCTGCTCACGGGCGGGTCCTGGCCGATGCGGGCCGACGCCTCCCGGGTCGGCGGCTGGGTCGTGCAGGAGAGCTTCCTCCGCCACGTGCACGAAGACGGCACGTGGTCGCTGCTGCACCGCGGTTCCGGCCGCTGGGTGCGGGTGGTGCGCGATGCCGGCTTGCTCGTCGCCGAAGCGGTGACCCTCGCCGAAGCGGAGCGATTCGACGTGCGCACCGTGCGGAGCGGACTCGACGCGGTGGCGGATGCCGCGGCCGCGGCCGACGTTGTGATCGTCGCCGTCGGCAACGATCCGCACCTCTCCGGCCGTGAGACGGAGGACCGCCCGCATCTCATGCTGCCCGACGCGGCGGTCGACGTGTGGCGGGCCGCCAGCGGGTCCTCAGAGCAGGCGGTGCTCGTGATCGTGTCGAGCTATCCATACGTGCTCGGCGACGCCGATGACGCGGCGACGATCGTGTGGAGCAGCCACGGCGGTCAGGAGCTCGGGCACGGGCTCGTCGACGTGCTGTCGGGCGACCGGGAGCCCGAGGGACGCCTCACGCAGTCGTGGCCCGCCAACCCGGCGCAGGCCGGCGACCTGTTCGACTACGACACGCTCCGCCAGCAGGCAACGTATCGGCACCGGCCCGGCCGGGCGGCCTTCGCGTTCGGGCACGGGCTGACCTACTCGAGCGTCGCCTACGAACGCGTCGAGCTCGTCGACGCAGAAACGACGCCGCCGGCGCCGACGCACCGGCATCCCGCCCTCGCCGCCGCGCCGGGCGATCGCGACGTTCGCGCACTCGTCACCGTGCGCAATCTCGGCGACCGGGTGGCCGAGGAACTCGTGCAGCTCTACGCGCTGCCCGACCCGGCACTGCCCCTGGCTGCTCCGCGCCGCCTGCTCGTGGCCTTCGAGCGCGTGCGCCTGGAGCCCGGCGAGGTGCGCGTGGTCGAGCTCGGGTTCGCGGTCGAGCGGCTCGCCGTGTGGGACGACGAGATGCGCATCGCCGGCGCGCCCGACGACTGGGTGCACGCCGGGGCCCTGCGGGTGCAGCCGGGTGCGTACCGGATCGCCGCGGGTCCCTCGTGCGACGACCTGGCGGTGTCGGAGGTCCTGTACGTGGTCCCTCCGCGCTGACGACGCGATCCGCGCGCAGGGCCAGGGCTTGCCACCGTCGGCTTGCATCCACCCCTCGAGCAAGGTTATGTTGATCTTGCCAACAAATCACCGAAGACGCTGAAAGGCGGATCTCCATGGCCACCGCGCCCACCCGCGACGACAAATTCTCATTCGGCCTCTGGACCGTCGGCTACAACGGCACCGACCCGTTCGGCGGCCCCACGCGCGAGGCGCTCGACGTCGTGCACGTCGTCGAGAAGCTCTCCGAGCTCGGCGCCTACGGCCTCACCTTCCACGACGACGACCTGTTCGCCTTCGGTTCGACGGATGCCGCGCGACAGACCCAGATCGACCGGCTGAAGCAGGCCCTCGCCGACACCGGCGTCATCGTGCCGATGGTCACGACGAACCTCTTCAGCGCACCCGTCTTCAAGGACGGCGGGTTCACGTCGAACGACCGCGCCGTGCGCCGTTTCGCCTTGCGCAAGGTGCTCCGCAACATCGATCTCGCCGCCGAGCTCGGCGCGAAGACCTTCGTCATGTGGGGCGGCCGCGAGGGCGCCGAGTACGACGCGGCGAAAGACATCCGCCAGGCGCTCGAGCGCTATCGCGAGGCCGTGAACCTGCTCGGCGACTACGTCACCGACAAGGGCTACGACCTCCGCTTCGCGATCGAGCCGAAGCCCAACGAGCCGCGCGGCGACATCCTGCTGCCGACGGTGGGCCACGCGCTCGCGTTCATCGACTCGCTCGAGCGACCCGAGCTCGTGGGGCTCAACCCCGAGGTCGGTCACGAGCAGATGGCGGGCCTCAACTTCGCCGCCGGCATCGCGCAGGCGCTCTACCACGACAAGCTCTTCCACATCGACCTCAACGGCCAGCGCGGCATCAAGTACGACCAGGACCTCGTGTTCGGACACGGCGACCTGCACAACGCCTTCGCGCTCGTTGACCTGCTCGAGTTCGGCGGCCCCGACGGCGGCCAGACCTACACCGGTCCCCGCCACTTCGACTACAAGCCGAGCCGCACCGAAGACGAGGCCGGCGTCTGGGACTCGGCCGCCGCGAACATGCACACCTACCTGCTGCTGAAGGAGCGCGCCGCGGCCTTCCGCGCCGACCCCGAGGTGCAGGAGGCGCTCGAGGCCGCGAAGGTCTTCGAGCTCGGCCAGCCGACGCTCAACGAGGGCGAGTCCTACGACGACCTGCTCGCCGACCGCAGCGCATTCGAGGACTTCGATACGGCGGCGTACCTCGGCGGTCACGGCTTCGGCTTCGTGCGGTTGCAGCAGCTCGCGACCGAGCACCTGCTGGGCGCGAGGCGCTAGCGTGCCGCTCGTCGCCGGCGTCGACTCATCGACGCAGTCGTGCAAGGTCGTCGTGCGCGACGCCACGACCGGTGCGCTCGTTCGCACCGGTCGGGCGCCGCACCCCGACGGCACCGAGGTTGATCCCGAGCACTGGTGGGTCGCGCTCCAGGCCGCGATCGACGACGCGGGCGGGCTCGCCGACGTCGCCGCGGTCTCGATCGCCGGGCAGCAGCACGGCATGGTCGCGCTCGACGCATCGGGCCGGGTCATCCGCCCCGCGCTCCTCTGGAACGACACGCGCAGCGCCGATGCCGCCGCGGCCCTCACCGAGGAGCTCGGCGCCGCCGAGTACGCGCGGCGCACGGGTCTCGTGCCGGTCGCCTCGTTCACCGCGACGAAGCTGCGCTGGCTCCGCGACCGCGAACCCGAGAACGCCGAGCGCGTCGCAGCAGTCGCCCTCCCCCACGATTGGATCACGTGGCGGCTTCGGGGTTACGGCCCCTCGGATGCCCCGGATGCCCCACTCGGCCCCGACCTCGACGCACTCACGACCGACCGGTCCGACGCGTCGGGCACTGCCTACTGGAACCCCGAGACCGGCGAGGTGGACGCCGAGCTCCTCGACCTCGCGCTCGGCCGCACGCCCCGCACTCCTCGAGTGCTCGGTCCCGCCGAAGCGGCCGGACGCACGCCGGCCGGAGCGCTCGTCGCGGCCGGCGCCGGCGACAACGCCGCCGCTGCGCTCGGGCTCGGCGCTGGCCAGGGCGACGCCGTCGTGTCGATCGGCACGAGCGGCACGGTCTTCGCGGTCACCGGGCGACCGGTGCACGATCCGACGGGCGCCGTCGCCGGGTTCGCCGACGCGAGCGGCGCCTTCCTCCCCCTGGTGGCGACCCTGAACGCGGCGCGCGTGCTCGGCTCGATCGCGTCCCTCCTCGGCGTCGACGCCGACGAGCTCGCGACCCTCGCGCTCGCCGCCGAATCGGGCGCCGACGGGCTCGTGCTCGTGCCGTGGTTCGAGGGCGAGCGCTCCCCCGACGTGCCGAACGCCCGCGCCCAGCTCAGCGGCATGTCGCTCGCCTCCACGACCCGCGAGAACCTCGCACGAGCGGCGGTCGAGGGCATGCTCTGCGCACTCGCCGACGGGCTCGACGGCATCCGTCGCGCGGGTGTCGTGGTCGAGCGCGTGCTCCTCATCGGCGGCGCTGCCGCGAATCCCGCGGTCCGCGAGATCGCGGGCCGTGTCTTCGACGTCACCGTCGACGTGCCCGAGCCATCCGAGTACGTCGCCGACGGCGCCGCACGCCAAGCCGCCTGGGCGCTCAGCGGGGCACTCCCCGCGTGGTCGGCCGAAATCGCGACATCGGTGCCCGCGCGCCCAGATGGCGCGCTGCGGGAACGCTACCGCGACGCCGCAGACGCACTCGCGGCGCGCGCCGGCTCGCGGGCCTGAGCTCAGGCGTCGAAGCGCACGTCGACGATCTCGCGGCCGATGTCGATCGACGCGACGAGCCTGGCCTCGGTGTCTTCGGGGGCGAGCCCGTACTCGAACTCGGCGAAGACCTCGCCGGGGCCGTCGGCGTCGGGCCGCAGGTCGACGCGCACGAGGCTCAGCGAGCGAAGCACGTCGATGTCGTGATCGCCCGAGTCGCGGTTGACCGCCGAGTGGGCGGCATCCGCCTCTTCGCCGTTCAGGATCGCCTCGAGGAAGCGCATCACCGCGCTGCCGCCCGAGTCGATCTGGTTCACGAATGACGAGCGCAGTTCGTCGTCGATGAGCTCGAGCTCGCCGACCATGCCGGCTGCGGCGTCGAGCGACGCCGTCGAGACCGTGTCGTCGTCGGCGTCGAGCACGACCTCGACGTCTTGGTCGCCGTACTCCTTGCGCTCCGACCAGTAGTCGCCGATGAGTCCGAAGTAGTCGTGTTCGATCGCCATGTCGTTCCTCTCCTGTCAGCCGACGAGCTTCTGCGCGAAGACGTGGGGGGTGAATCCCGTGAGATCGCCGATGCCCTCGCCCTGGCCGATGAGCTTGATCGGGAGCCCGGTCTTCTCCTGCACGGCGATCACGAAGCCGCCCTTCGCCGATCCGTCGAGCTTCGTGAGCACGAGCCCCGTAACGCCCGCGTGCAGGATGAACGCCTCGGCCTGCGCGAGTCCGTTCTGGCCCGTCGTGGCGTCGAGCACGAGCAGCACCTCGGAGATCGGCGCCTGCTTCTCGATGACGCGCTTGATCTTGCCGAGCTCGTCCATGAGCCCGCCCTTGGTCTGCAAGCGGCCTGCGGTGTCGATGATCACGATCTCGGTGCCGTCGCGCTTGGCCTGCTCCACGGTCTGGAAGGCGACGGATGCCGGGTCCTGGCCCTCGCGCTCGGGCCGCACCACCTGGGCCCCGGCGCGCTCGGCCCACGTCGCGAGCTGGTCGACCGCCGCGGCGCGGAACGTGTCGGCCGCACCGACCACGACGCTGCGGTCGTAGTTGCGCAGGAACTTCGCGAACTTGCCGATCGTCGTCGTCTTCCCGACGCCGTTGACACCGACGACGAGCACCACGGCGGGGCGCTCGGTGAGCTTCAGCGTGGGGTCGTACTTCGAGAGACGCTCCTCGATGAGCTCGCGCAGCATCCGTTGCACATCGCGAGGGTCGGTGGTCTTGAACCGCTCGACCTGTGCCCTGATCGACTCGACGATCTCCTCGGTGACGGCGGGACCGAAATCGGCCCGGATGAGCGCAGCCTCGAGGTCGTCCCACGTCTCGTCGTCGATCGTCTTGGCCCCGAAGACCCCGCGAAGGGCGGATCCGAGCGACCAGGATGCGCGTTCTGCCATACGTCCAGCCTAGGGCGCGGCGGCGGCTACACCGGTCGTGCGCCATGACGCAAGGGGTTGTCGCCCTCGACCCTCCACGAGAGCCTCGAACTCGACGAAAGGACTGCGGATGACGATCGTGGGATTCCACGCCTCGCACGAACAACTCGCGCCGGCCCGATTGCTCCGGGCCGTGCAGCTCGCCGAGGAGGCGGGGTTCGACGCGGCCATGTGCTCGGATCACCTCGCGCCGTGGAGCGTGCGGCAGGGCGAGTCCGGCTTCGCCTGGAGCTGGCTCGGCGCCGCCCTGCAGGCGACGCGGCTGCCGATCGGCGTCGTAACCGCGCCGGGGCAGCGGTACCACCCGACGCTCACGGCGCAGGCCGCAGCGACCCTCGAGTCGATGTTCCCCGGACGGTTCTGGGCGGCGCTCGGGAGTGGCGAGGCGCTGAATGAGCACGTCACGGGCGATCCGTTCCCCCCGAAGGAGGAGCGCGACGAGAGGCTCCTCGAGTCGGTGAATGCGATACGCAGGCTCCTCGCGGGCGAGGAAGTGACCGCCGATGGGCTCGTGCAGCTCGATCGGGCACGCATCTGGAGCCTGCCGGAGGTGCCGCCCCCGCTCCTCATCGCCGCGGTCAGCCCCGAGACTGCAGCAGACGGCGCGGACTGGGCCGACGGTCTCATCACCGTCGACCAGCCTCGGGAGGCCCTCCGCGCCGTCATCGAGGCCTATCGGGACGCCGGCGGAAGAGGGCCGACCGCGGTTCAGGTGCACCTCAGCTGGGCGCCGACCGACGACGAGGCGCGCGCCATCGCCCATGACCAGTGGCGAAGCGGGCTGGTGCCTGCGCCGCTCGCCTGGGAACTCGACACCCCCGAGGCATTCGATGAGCGAACGGCGGATGCCACGCCCGACGAGGTCGCCGAGACCGTGCAGGTGTCGGCGGATCCGGGCTGGCACCTCGCGCGACTGCTCGAACTCGTCGAGCTCGGATTCGATCGCATCTTCCTCCATCACGTCGGCACCGAGCAGGACGCGTTCATCCACGCGTTCGGCGAACGCGTGCTGCCAGGCCTCAAGGAGGCGACCCCATGAAGGTCACTGCACGCGGCGACCTCTGGTGGAAGACGGCCGTCGTCTACTGCCTCGATGTCGAGACGTTCATGGACTGGAACGACGACGGCTCCGGTGACTTCGAGGGTCTCGAGCATCGACTCGACCATCTGGCCGATCTCGGGGTGACGTGCCTGTGGCTGATGCCGTTCCAGCCCTCGCCGAATCTCGACGACGGCTATGACATCACGGACTTCCAGACGATCGACCCGCGACTCGGCTCGCTCGGCGACTTCGTCGAGTTCATCCGTACCCGCCCGCGACCGGGGCATGCGCGTCATCATCGACTTCGTCATGAACCACACCTCGGACCAGCATCCCTGGTTCCGCTCGGCGCGTCGGAGCCGCAAT
The Agromyces albus DNA segment above includes these coding regions:
- a CDS encoding TIGR03885 family FMN-dependent LLM class oxidoreductase, with the translated sequence MTIVGFHASHEQLAPARLLRAVQLAEEAGFDAAMCSDHLAPWSVRQGESGFAWSWLGAALQATRLPIGVVTAPGQRYHPTLTAQAAATLESMFPGRFWAALGSGEALNEHVTGDPFPPKEERDERLLESVNAIRRLLAGEEVTADGLVQLDRARIWSLPEVPPPLLIAAVSPETAADGADWADGLITVDQPREALRAVIEAYRDAGGRGPTAVQVHLSWAPTDDEARAIAHDQWRSGLVPAPLAWELDTPEAFDERTADATPDEVAETVQVSADPGWHLARLLELVELGFDRIFLHHVGTEQDAFIHAFGERVLPGLKEATP
- a CDS encoding DUF2004 domain-containing protein, which encodes MAIEHDYFGLIGDYWSERKEYGDQDVEVVLDADDDTVSTASLDAAAGMVGELELIDDELRSSFVNQIDSGGSAVMRFLEAILNGEEADAAHSAVNRDSGDHDIDVLRSLSLVRVDLRPDADGPGEVFAEFEYGLAPEDTEARLVASIDIGREIVDVRFDA
- the ftsY gene encoding signal recognition particle-docking protein FtsY, whose product is MAERASWSLGSALRGVFGAKTIDDETWDDLEAALIRADFGPAVTEEIVESIRAQVERFKTTDPRDVQRMLRELIEERLSKYDPTLKLTERPAVVLVVGVNGVGKTTTIGKFAKFLRNYDRSVVVGAADTFRAAAVDQLATWAERAGAQVVRPEREGQDPASVAFQTVEQAKRDGTEIVIIDTAGRLQTKGGLMDELGKIKRVIEKQAPISEVLLVLDATTGQNGLAQAEAFILHAGVTGLVLTKLDGSAKGGFVIAVQEKTGLPIKLIGQGEGIGDLTGFTPHVFAQKLVG
- a CDS encoding alpha-amylase family glycosyl hydrolase — encoded protein: MKVTARGDLWWKTAVVYCLDVETFMDWNDDGSGDFEGLEHRLDHLADLGVTCLWLMPFQPSPNLDDGYDITDFQTIDPRLGSLGDFVEFIRTRPRPGHARHHRLRHEPHLGPASLVPLGASEPQFAVP
- a CDS encoding xylulokinase, translating into MPLVAGVDSSTQSCKVVVRDATTGALVRTGRAPHPDGTEVDPEHWWVALQAAIDDAGGLADVAAVSIAGQQHGMVALDASGRVIRPALLWNDTRSADAAAALTEELGAAEYARRTGLVPVASFTATKLRWLRDREPENAERVAAVALPHDWITWRLRGYGPSDAPDAPLGPDLDALTTDRSDASGTAYWNPETGEVDAELLDLALGRTPRTPRVLGPAEAAGRTPAGALVAAGAGDNAAAALGLGAGQGDAVVSIGTSGTVFAVTGRPVHDPTGAVAGFADASGAFLPLVATLNAARVLGSIASLLGVDADELATLALAAESGADGLVLVPWFEGERSPDVPNARAQLSGMSLASTTRENLARAAVEGMLCALADGLDGIRRAGVVVERVLLIGGAAANPAVREIAGRVFDVTVDVPEPSEYVADGAARQAAWALSGALPAWSAEIATSVPARPDGALRERYRDAADALAARAGSRA